The genome window ctgattctcagctggctacattgtcatagcatctccagctccaaacagccaagagaagcaagtctgttgatttccaggtagaagtgattcccctgcacgtttttactttctctctcttagatgcctgctctgccctgacaaggaatttatctggtgtttacgctacacttaagaagaggaaaatgctcctggcaaacattattgtgattcagtgtggcactggagagcacagtcatgaaaaaatgagaatcaaaaagtAAGAGGTaagtaatattagagaagaagagaaaatctattatttgagtgggacataacttataaagtttacaactggtaaataagttgaggaatgtgaaaggaagctagattcctatatgaaacatcaaaaatactgttacatgagcaagaattagtttaaacacaaaggaaaagaaagggtgagtccactctctcctcctgaccTCGGACGCCCATtgtttcctgcccttggacattagaggtgctggttctcaggccttcagacttcagctgagttataccaccagcttttctggttctccagcttgcagatggcagattgtgggacttctctgcctccataacctcgtgaaccaattcctgtaatacatctccacatctctatgtttatatatattctatttctatttctctagacaaCCGTGACTAATACATGTGGATGACAAAGTCCATAGTAGGTGCACGGAGAGGAACTTTCCCAaagcataggaggctcccccaccccacaggagaaagcaactcatcctatcctggcagcatgcatcagcacatacacgcgcgcacacacacacacacacacaaacacagctagccttgaaaatgtactcaagctcaaactctctctctctgccctattgTTCATCACAATGGTTATttccacatggcatgttataaattctttgcagtttattatgtctttcctcgcgttaagactaggtcaaacaggggcggtgagtctgtttagcttttttgtagatcacaggttttacaccagagttttgcatgtggtaggtgctctataaatagaatgaccaaatagttttctctccaaactggaacatattgaggaatgaaaagggtagtattaataattatgataggacaacaggaaaaatatctgctgaagacagaaattgaggatttaaaaggtaaggtgaactgatcagttttacattttaaacagatcactgtaacTAGAATCTCGTTGGCTgattacagggagagaggatttggaaatcttaagctgtaattgccaatttattgcagtataccaaaaaaacttgatatctttgcataaatgtagttaagtggatgggtttaaaatatttcaggaagtgaacttttagtatttgaattagataggtaggtaggtaggtagatagatagatggatataaTATATGAACTCTTTTTGTGTGAAAAGCCATATGAGAACACTGTtgagggaaacatctagaaaatctacattagtcatgtctatatggagtatcccatttagtgagaactgaatattgaaagaaagagatgatgcacatataagtaaagtggaaaaaaatatcaacaaagaggaaaaatggagttttgtaatttaggttgctagagcaggagagttcactgtgtgggaatggtattttgtgtcatttctgaaaggtgattagaaataatccaaaagtgaagaatctgtaggaggattcaggagggtggatggatggttcattgatatgaatgtggggtggcagagcgtccagaatgacactcagggacagacaggatattagcacaaataagtgaatttgggaacactgagagagaagtgaattatttgggaatgtgtttttttcaatttggaacctggacattgtgagtcgagtcatcactgatgggctgagtgggcaggtagatatttgggtgtggggggcagagtcagatctgtgctgattctttgaacatttttagctcattagtggtatttgaagccagggaaatggatatgattgcctagtaggagggtgcaggtggacagcagatgtcagagcagggctgacttctgggaagcatcaggcattgtgggttggttataaagagaagccaagaagtgactcaggaagtttggagcaggagaaggacagtgtagcactggtggatcccaaggacaaatgagctttctaaaggaacttgaaggccacaaagtcacatgctactgcaggacatgtcagacaaataatgaaaaggccacattGGAATAGTAAGACCCCTGACCTGTGagcttagcaagagaagcatccacagaatggggacatgggatcggttgccagtgtggaaacagaggcattgggatgtaagtgaacttttcacaatgagtccctgtcaggaggaggagagggaggacatcgagggtgaggggcattaggaacaatggatgagggattggtttgtagatggtagagatttgtgcatatttgaaacatgaggcatgatcccagtagggaggtgattgaaagtactgcgaatattgaaagcataaggtcattgaaatggaaagatgagatgaaaatcagaatggttttacctaagaaagaaatatatctgtataaaacaacagaaatgctgtgataaatgaattgcttatgaggaaaatttctagatctgatgactagagtgtgaaatagttcttgtgtggtggttaacaatttgtctgtgagatatgaagtaggtcaagagaaaatagttttatggaactcaagaaatggaaagaaattaacagagcattcaggaagcattagagaatgcatggaggcccattggttgctgttgattctctgttgggacccccaggctcctcgtgtgctctctcttcagcggtgatcctcagtgcaggtgtcaacatggcctggcaggtatttggaatcatccaaagtcagaggcttgcagggcagatatgatgagagtaaagaattagggagcattgtcagtgggttattgaaatgatggaccacagaatccaagattaatagggaggagtaggaagagagaaggaagagagccttgttaagatactctaactggagtaatctattttcttaaagaatggttatatacagtagagttctttgtgtaaaaactagaaatgtggaaatttgtggtgggaatgtggtgtttctgagttactgatttgcaagcaggagaattttggttgaaaacaggctctgggtgtggaagtgagtatctaagggtggaagagtgcgtgatttcattagagatgggagactcaaaggagttatggagtccttggatctctgtgtcccaataacgtaagttacagggtaccagcatgtgtatagttgacaatgatagagaagggaagagaataacacCCTTAAGCAAGATGGAGGAGGCAAATTGGTCTGGATTTGCACTGATAGTGACACATCAGCTTGATAGTGTCCCAGAATCCCGTTCTCAACGTGTGATGCCtatatcagcagcatcaacatcagctgggaacgtcttagaaatgaaaattctccgttgcctccccagacctacttgggttgagttccagcaatctgagttataaaaactctgcaatgattgtaatggacagtatgatttgagacacatttctccagggagagaaagagggtgcaatatccaaatgagctgcgaacactctccatggatggtagtcttcatgctcctctttgttccaattttgcattttattctgtttttaaagagaaagctcaaaaaatatgtcctaacttcGTAGTAGAAACAacgagaccatgaaactaaaaccaagtagaaaactgaagttctatacagtctgaaggctgagcagctgtatattccagaggtcagttactagaatcacttcccatcctggcagtgaggtcatgtgcagtcaatgggaggagaccttggagaatccccagcaagtctgtggatacaggggtctgcagggactccaggcctgcagcagtgaaggagaactcttaagtcctttggattcacaaataccttaaaaacagttgcactggggggtccaggtgaatccctgggctgtggctggagctgaggggtctgcacaccagccctgagcccacccctggccagtgtccatattgggcagagatgagtcctggtttgggtctgggtctctcatagcccctctgcaggcaacgagcatcttttggagatatcaggagacagacacagaaagtgaagaaaagcatgggagggagtgactgtggcctcgaggacagacgagattgcccaggaggcagagagagcaaggagccaagaaaggcatcctgaaaacagagtgaggaaagcaacatcggtgctgaagaagAAGAGAGTGATGTggatgagaaattccccatgagacaggcttgactttcacagcatctctttgtaatgtCCGTCGTGATCTTAACCTTtcatgataacatcaatttttatttaccatgatttttcttcctttttatattaaaattgataggataattgatgctgaggaattagtgttttgaacttatatctgttttttcattgagtgttaactcaatgaagagatgatacctacttgaatgagatttatcttttaatatatattaaatctgattccataaattattctcattttgcatgtaattttttttttttttagctgagggagattcaccctgagctaacatttgttgccaatcttcctctacttagtatgtgggtcaccgccacagcatagctgctgagtgttgtaggtccacacctgtgaacagaacgtgcgctgccaaagcagagcttgccgaacttaatcactaggccaggggccagaactatgattttgcatctaattttaacataaaatccatcaatctttctcttctttgtcacatgttaattcagacataggtcatttctgtatcatgaattaagtatctcttgtttgttacctggcaaacctgtgtagctttgattttggaatcttaaaaatgagcataccccctgggggcattattctccccgtagagaaccttggcagcatgctcattgccttccttcccacacgagatccagagtcgtggaaatgtgttcaccttgcacacagcacagagcacataggaattactccacaaacatgtggtaagtgaacagttggtggcatcatcaggtcattcacagaatgAGACTgtgagagagcttccttaggtcaggaaggagaagcattcctttatattttcaatcaatgttttaatttgtaacattgtaacgtGAACACCGAGTTtactatttgtatcaaaattgtgttctgaaagttttcaaaaatctctaaatctcagagtagagaaaaatcaacctctgtgaacctgtcacttgcttcaaaaattgtcaactcgtataccatctggcttcgtttatcctcacacccaccccgctagagttaaccagctgagatggctgagagcacatcatttcagctgtaaatattttcagtttctcttacagatgagggattttttgaacacaaacacactaatgttatcacacacaaaaataaaagtgtcattcctataatcaactatctggtcagtatccaaagtcccccagttttctcaaggtgatttcctggttttgcGTTTTATTGGAgtcaggatctttaaaaaaccctttttttgcaattggttgatgtgtttctgaagcgccttttactctcttactagttcatgcatcttgatgtttgggtgggatatgcctgtgtgtgtttacatgtctacaccgaggtgtgaattctttctttcctggatggcagtgcccaggcaggaagggcctgggctgtgggaaccaggatttctactctgcatctggctgaactgaaaaggcgtccctgggtgacacttgcagccttcagaaaggagagggaagaagtaccaaggaattcaagacaatggcccttgtcttacagggtgtttccagggcatgatgttcaaaatgccgggtggtaaccctttagctcctagtcgtagggtgggttcagagtagtgtctgtttaccacccatgtgggaagcgtttcagtattttaattggtaagtttgtgtctgttgtgtctgtgttgtctaagatgggttgcattcccctgctggacccactcctatacctgccgctctcgtgcctcatctttaaaaacacccAACAGGCAAGATTCACAGCCCTGTAACACACATCCACAAaatcacagcacagactggggaaaagaacacagtcatcccaggggctacgtgctctatgcgctcaggcccagctgcccctttgggacaagtcagcaacaacacgactgagtgtgtaaactagtgattgtctgagaccatggacctcagaacaccagggtcccagatgtcaccctaggcagcaatggacagtgtgggtcattcagtggccaggattaaggtctgttatcttggcaaaccagagctcacccctgatccatcaggcccagccagggaggaatggccacgatgtacctgacagagagactgggggccttctagggaatttctgcccaaaaagaatcatataaggaagtgcggggatgctggaaatcctagttcacggggagtggtgaggtttatggaagaaagtcctgttgtaggtttaaagctgcatcatgaatcttttcctctggatatgaaacaagtgggaaaaggacttccatggcatgggccaggatcccaggaggattccagtctaggcgaagggtgaacagggagccctagaggcgtccTGATGGGGATATCCTGTCGGCCCTTATTCCatcagcacatggtcttcctctggccttgtcctttccacatgcaaacttttatctttttacactttttcctcatttagtgttgatgcaaatccagagactgattagaaaacggtaacttccaatatttgatcaaaagaaacctcaatgggagaagcagaaaacattccttcttcctggaaagctgtagaaagacagccgctgtcctggggacggacatggtcctggcaagtggtatttgaaagacacccacatttcagtggttgttgctctgcctgggaaagcccctccaacctctacatccagggagatctgaggggctgtctctgctcctggcccaggtgaaccacactgaaatgcacctgtcctctgaggaagggggacttgagagtgtcattcagtagccagggaggggactggccgtcctcccttctcccacataccataAGCTCTGACCATACATGAGTTCTTAACTCAAGGcagaatgtgagattctgtgtctcatttacatgagcatgagaagtgaaagaaccacaccacaacacccaggctgtgacagaaacaaaacttactgcaacattcaaatctgatatttactcttaaacatatactaatgctcttcctcaatggataaacagtccCTGGGGTGGAGATGTCAGGGATTTGGAGGGGGGTCGTGCCCTCCATCTGGGGCTTTagtggaaaccagggaaagtcgtCAGATGTCCTCCTTTACTTGGGATGGGGGGGAAGAGCtgacccggtgcaccccgagggtcccagtggccctgctggtcaggaggagctgaacttgtggtctccagagggttatggctcatcgccaagggcacggtggctaagagaagaaacagactattttggggtgcctctctgagattcacggcacacctccctgccccccttcactcttatccaaaccctgtgccgagtgctcagtccatcaacagcaccctgtttgtccctgatgcaggaggcatcatttagcatcacccatttaagaggaggcaaccgagtcccagagaggagaggggagcggcctgtcccaggcctggtcagcactggagctgggatccaggcccatgcttagcccgaagctgtactgagcccctggattcagtcgctgctgctcctgacactcactcggccctaaactggaggatgtccggttgctctttctcctgaagagccacattttgctcgccttctggtgtgcgggctccagccggcaggagacccagtagctacaggacagagtggaactgtgagctaccaggagccacacctcaggtgcccctcccagagcctgccagcagctgagtcctggtgccccatgggtcaccacgctacgagttctgaggctgatcagcgatccaggccacaggctctggagctggtcatcagagagagtctgccctgccctcacccaactcctgtccccctcacctctcatggacactgatgggctccatggcctggaaccaggccccaaatcgctcatcgggctccaggtcatatgaatttgcagcctgctggagcagctggatcctatggatgactttgaatttctgggaggaaggacaggatgcagacagggcttgggtggggaaggcTGCCAGgaacttgtgcggagtgaggatctggtctggcgtctgtgctcactcgggaaccctccttccttcccactccattcaggacttgcctgtcctcacagttggcttgaattagttcctcatccaggaaggtgtccttgatgccagcccctcccgcacccgccaacgtgatgggatgcccagctttgtggatctgactctcccaataaatgtaagacccaagggatgaggccagagaaagtcttgccaggggaggtctctgatttccacttccccaccctgccCACAGCTGCTCAAGTCACACCATTTCTGGacgttgacccgatttccctggaagggagacagccaatgtccatcagaaacagccccctaagcccataaccaacccccatcccaccccttctcaggctgcaggaatgtcagggcccagcagagggcagaacttccacaaagagaacttgacactgggccaggctctgggctccagggcaggagggacaggggagctgaggccagagaccttctgtagcacaccctctctgatgacagacggggagactgaggcctcagggaggaagggacagctggaacacagaagtgcttcctcacttgcaggggctgatggcactcccccaggggcagggcccgagtgGGAGGCTgactccatctcagacacagcctgctgcagctctgcaggcaggcagctatgagcttcaccagcccaggtagactggtggggggctcaTGCGGAGcatctattcacgcattgctaagatgggcctgactccccagctcccaggggtggccatggggctctcatgagaggaggtttgccagatactgagagctcaggtcccagtgcagggctctcgccacccaaacctcaggatcctgctccctggccccacctccaggctcactcacttccagatcatcctccatcccaatgtccagcagcttcaggtgatagaggaacgtgcccaggaaggggacgacaccctgtgaaatcagggtgggagtggtgagatgagtcccacctctcaggtgcccccatggaccctcccccaaatcccttcaccccagcctcctgcccaccacagactcccacagagaacagcctaggaccctcagcggcctccccccagttgccccctccaggaccacccaacttccccagtcacctcccaggggcggcttttggcaaatcccagggtatgtggtccctgcccctcccttccctaacccatcctgggcccagcccttccaggcctcctcctggtcacttctagggcaggcatttcaggctcttgggctcctggagctgggctggaggaggagggacccctctcttagggaggcctccagccgtgaggagagtgacccctcctctgacacctggaccctccccctcaggccacctcacctgctgctgctgcctctcctgggctccctgcggATCCATCTcatgggtggccctcacagatgacacctcctgcagggtcaaggacaggctcagggaggccatgttcccttccccgtgtctcccagggccctgatcttggaccctggccatctggtgtctatggctgctcccattccagggtgccctgatgctagatcactcccagctccaacactccctcctctgtgcccttaggcctgcccaggcccctaagcctctctcctcatcagtgTGTGAGGAAAGTGTGacaaggactccccatgcctcccagggtcccctgaggactcagtgtcatctgactgtcaccagtgctgtcccctcccccatcgaggaggaggagcacaaagctcctgcacattcctctcccccttgtacctcatcacccctgtgaggcctgcaccacagatcatctccctccatttcccagatgaggagaccgaggcccacagaggggcagtgaattgctaaggggcccacagaggagaccgctgcccctcgcagccagaggccctggcccccggccttcactcttcctccagacacacctctgaccaatgtcctgtcctctggactctcggggtgtgttgaggccctcagtcaacctgagccatggatggagaggcacaaggtttcTCGgtgtcccatgcaagtggcttctgtgttttccagcccccagggattttctgacaccaggctggacctgaggccatgccaaaggcctcagctccctagaatctcctcaggatggtccctgcacagaactcctccttcattcactcaggaaggggaccccattgtgccacatctgagtgacagtgtagggggtgaccacggcactgtgtaatggtgacatttgcatcctttttcacttggaaacttctaatgtctcttctcctttctcaggtctcatgtttgaagtctgtggtctgagcctttgcacaatccttaggcccctcctgccagggcctcgatggaggccattaagaatctgtcaggaaggtccattaag of Diceros bicornis minor isolate mBicDic1 chromosome 16 unlocalized genomic scaffold, mDicBic1.mat.cur SUPER_16_unloc_1, whole genome shotgun sequence contains these proteins:
- the LOC131401793 gene encoding ral guanine nucleotide dissociation stimulator-like, with the translated sequence MARVQDQGPGRHGEGNMASLSLSLTLQEVSSVRATHEMDPQGAQERQQQQGVVPFLGTFLYHLKLLDIGMEDDLEVSEPGGGAREQDPEVWVARALHWDLSSQYLANLLS